A stretch of the Sphingobacterium thalpophilum genome encodes the following:
- a CDS encoding HSP90 family protein, which produces MTAKKSYQFQVNLKGMIALLSEHLYSDPNTFVRELLQNAVDAITALKHLDQDHQGKVTIALPDRDRPKFIFEDNGIGLKEADIHQFLSVIGESSKSKDIQDAKDFIGKFGIGLLSCFVVSDEIVVETKSAREQIPLRWTAHAAGDYKIERMQEDMPIGTRVILTPKKQYKYIFDPDYFEKKIRYYGDALRERIALQVGKTEKIIHEDQPRWLSSSVDKEELLAIGKDIFHVNFLDAIPFETTAGKAKGVLYILPFRTQFSSKQRHRIYLRRMFLSEEDQSLLPNWAFFVRMLVNTEELSATASRESLMKNDLLRQARKEIAVLLKTYLQQVKKIDFEVYQRIIQTHYLHLKAFALEDADFLDIFLADIPFETNRGQRSFQNIIDQQQQVHYCADFEDFKQIDRMADTQGMLLVNASYTFDTELLRKIKQRYPQYRITEMSPGQLLGTFQALEEEEAGQYEAFATRVQKILDDYTCTLEIRRFKPVDTPAIFTKMDQNNVQQTISQLKDNANPFARVLQSAPKHKVKNTLCLNVDNGLVNSILEIKDPYLLRSVIEVLYVQALILGKYPVQDREMKVMNDALKNLIVMGLDNFVNL; this is translated from the coding sequence ATGACAGCAAAAAAATCATATCAGTTTCAAGTAAATTTAAAAGGTATGATCGCATTGCTCTCCGAGCATCTCTATAGCGATCCCAATACGTTCGTCCGTGAGCTACTGCAAAATGCAGTGGATGCCATCACGGCACTCAAACACCTGGATCAGGATCATCAAGGAAAAGTCACGATTGCCTTACCGGACCGGGACCGGCCGAAATTCATCTTTGAGGATAATGGTATAGGTCTTAAAGAGGCAGATATCCACCAATTTTTATCGGTGATTGGCGAGAGCTCCAAAAGCAAGGATATCCAGGATGCCAAAGATTTTATAGGCAAGTTTGGTATCGGGTTGCTGTCCTGCTTTGTCGTGAGCGACGAAATTGTTGTGGAAACCAAGTCAGCCCGTGAGCAGATCCCGCTGCGATGGACAGCCCATGCCGCAGGTGATTATAAAATCGAACGGATGCAAGAGGATATGCCGATCGGTACCCGTGTTATTTTGACACCCAAAAAGCAATATAAATACATCTTCGATCCCGATTATTTTGAAAAGAAGATCCGGTATTATGGCGACGCCTTACGTGAGCGCATCGCGCTGCAGGTCGGGAAGACTGAAAAAATTATCCACGAGGACCAGCCCAGATGGCTATCATCTTCCGTAGACAAAGAGGAGCTGCTGGCAATAGGCAAAGATATTTTTCATGTGAACTTTCTGGACGCCATTCCTTTCGAAACGACGGCAGGAAAGGCAAAGGGTGTGCTGTATATTCTGCCCTTCCGCACGCAGTTTAGCAGCAAGCAGCGTCACCGAATCTATCTGAGACGTATGTTTCTGTCGGAGGAAGATCAGTCCCTGCTACCCAATTGGGCCTTTTTTGTGCGGATGCTGGTCAACACGGAGGAGCTCAGTGCGACGGCTTCCCGGGAGTCGCTGATGAAGAATGATCTCCTGCGCCAAGCCCGCAAAGAGATTGCCGTACTGTTGAAGACTTATTTGCAGCAGGTAAAGAAGATCGATTTTGAGGTATATCAACGCATTATCCAGACACATTACCTGCATCTGAAAGCTTTTGCACTGGAGGATGCTGATTTTCTGGACATCTTTCTGGCAGATATCCCGTTTGAGACCAATCGTGGACAACGAAGCTTTCAGAATATCATCGATCAGCAGCAACAGGTACATTATTGCGCCGACTTTGAAGACTTTAAGCAAATTGACCGTATGGCGGATACCCAGGGCATGCTACTTGTCAATGCTTCCTATACGTTTGATACAGAGTTGTTGCGCAAAATAAAGCAGCGTTATCCCCAGTACAGGATCACGGAGATGTCGCCGGGACAGTTGTTGGGGACTTTTCAAGCTCTCGAGGAAGAGGAAGCGGGTCAGTACGAAGCTTTCGCCACCCGCGTCCAGAAAATCCTCGACGATTATACCTGTACCTTGGAAATCCGAAGATTTAAGCCGGTGGATACACCGGCAATATTCACCAAGATGGATCAGAACAATGTACAGCAGACGATCAGCCAGTTGAAAGATAATGCCAATCCCTTCGCACGTGTGCTGCAGTCGGCCCCAAAACACAAAGTCAAGAACACACTATGTCTCAATGTGGATAATGGACTGGTCAACAGTATTCTGGAAATTAAAGATCCTTATCTGTTGCGCTCGGTAATAGAAGTCCTCTATGTACAGGCATTGATCTTGGGGAAATACCCAGTGCAGGACCGGGAAATGAAAGTCATGAACGATGCGCTGAAAAATTTGATCGTCATGGGATTGGATAATTTTGTGAATCTTTAA